The Lolium rigidum isolate FL_2022 chromosome 2, APGP_CSIRO_Lrig_0.1, whole genome shotgun sequence genomic interval ATCTTTTACTCTATTCTTTGGATTGTACCAAGTCATCTCACTACTCACTTGTATATTGTCAGGCCCACCGACTTCCTCGCCGACCATCTATGTGCTAAGATTCGCATCCATCTACTACCGCTCGTCGGCAGTTCATTTCGACGTGACCCGGCCGTTCCGGCTGGGAGTGCTGCTGCAGCTAAGCTGGCCATGGCCTCCTGTCACCATCgtaagcatctgctccatgcccaATTTGCATTGCATTTCCAAATCACAATGTGTATGTACTCATGTCGCAACAGAATTGTTGTAGCATATATCCTTCTGAAGCTCTGAAAGTACAAGCTCTACTAAATCGTCAATGGATTTTTCCGTTGTCCTGTGGTCATTGTAGGATTAGAATTTGGCTTCAAAACATACATGTTGTTTTGGTGGATTTTGGATCGATCTTTCTAGACTACTTGCATGTTGCTGTATCACATAAATCGGTAGTGCACTGTCTGAATTCCAGTATTAAATGATTACTCAACGTGTTTCGGTTATAAGTTCTAAGAGGATGATGTAGTGTTGATGTGGAATCATGAATGTTAGGAAGGATGTTTGTAGGACTCTATAGATTTGCTTCAGTTTCACAGGTACTCCCCCGTCCCTAATTAAGTGACTcggatttgtctagattcgcaaatatctagacgtgttttagtgtgtatagatacatgtgaatctagacaaatccTAGTCACTtagtttgggacggagggagtgctACTTTTATCATGGATTTGCCAATGTGATTTCCGATAGCTGGCTTGGCAGCTGTATTGCCCTGTGTTACATGTTGATGTACTGCGTAGTTGTATAGCCTTGCACAAATCTTTTGTAAGTCGAGTAATAATGAACTAGTACATAATCAGCCTAGCATAGCTTGTAATTGTGAATGGAAGTACTTGCAAGAAGTATGTGTCACCAGCTTGAGTTTCTTTGTTGATTTATTTGATATAGGTGGTCATGTCATCCATCATGAAGAGAAAACCCCTGAATCCTCTTGCCTCCGGCTTCTTGTGCTTTCTGTGTTTCTCTTCTCTTTCTAGAACTGCTATGTTTTTGCATttgtttttcgagaaaacgcaaaggacctttgcgcttcatttcattgaaaagaaatCAAAGTTTTACATGCTTGTGATGCTTGATATCTTGTCAGGATTCTTTAATCTAGAGACCGGAAACCAGGAGCTAAAGAGCAACCCCAAGGACCTCTAAATCAGCACAAAAATGCATGTATGCAGTAGATGGAAATACATTCTCTAAGAACATAACTTATTCACTACCTCCTTGTATTAATGaagtcttttttttcttttttctgttgctATTGCAAAAATAGACCGTGAATATTTGAAGTATTCACTCGAATATGTTGGCTGGGAAGAAACGGTTGTACTATCCATGGACTATGGAGTTGCTAGAGCCTAGCGATGCTAAAATATTGGTTATTTCTGTAATAACAAAAATAAATTATATACAAACTCAAGTGCAAAGTCAAATGCAACATTCAGAAGTAGAACTATATATGTCATGTGACCCAACGGAAACAAAATAGTTGTTTCTCATTTTTTGACATGCATGTGGCGCTCATGGATCGTATGATGTTTCAAAGAGTATTTGGTCACAGAGCTGGCTCGGTATATGATAACTTCACTAGGCCAGGAGAATGTTGTGCAATGTGGATATTGTTAGCTTTATGAGCTACTTAACTACATGCATCATTTTTCTGAAACTTATACCTGATTGTTATGCAATCTTTGTttatgtttttttccttttttgttacACATGCTTGAGTGACTTCTTGTTATTGGCATGAAATGCTTGACAACAGGATTCCGGAAAGCTAAAAATCAGTGTGCTCCTATTTGCTCACATGACTAAAATGTTGGACATCCTTGAGCGGCACATTTTGCTTAGGATAGTTAAAATGACCTCGGAGCTACATATTTTTCACGTTCCTGATTAAGTTGCTATGAACCATGGTCGACTGCTGCCGTTGCTGTTTTAGCCTGGAGCATGTCGATCTAGCGATGTCCAGGTGTGGCTGGCTTTCTTTTTCCAAAGCATCCCTCTGTAGCTGGCTCATTTAATTCTCCTGCCTCTCTTACTAACTCTCTGGTTTCTTTCTCAAATTTGTAGCTACATGCTAGTATATTACACACTGATTATTAGTAATTGATTTTGGACTACTTGATTACACCATCAGTTTGTACCAGCCTGTGTTAATATTTAAATAACTTTAGGAGCTTGGATTTTTCTAAAAATCTTGATCTATCTTTGTGTACATTCCTTTGGCACTGGGTTGTTAATAGATGATGCTATTTCTTGTTGCTGCTGTTGAGAGTTGATCATCATGCCCTGTTCTTTTTATCTAGACGGTTGTGTACTGACTGAATTTTATTGTCACGTCTTTCACCAGGGAGGAGAGATCGGTCCATGATGGGAACCAAGTTGTGCTCCTCGTGGAGTTCCAAGCGTGGTCCTGGTGGCTGGCGTGACGGTTGGGCTCAGCCACGGCGGTTCACCCCAACGCCGCTGTTATGGCGGTGGAGAGCCGCAGAGAAAGAGCTGGTGGTCGCCTGCCAGGCTGCTGCTGCGGGCGTCCATGCGGAGCAAAAGCTTTTGTCTTTCCTGACCTGCAACTCCAATCTACCGCTGGCCACGTCCCCAACCTGCTACTGCTGCCACCATGCCAAGGGCCTCCGCCTTTACGATGACAGCTCCTGCCCCGACACCAGGGGTAGCAAGGTCTGCCTCGTCCTCTCTGACCAAGATGGT includes:
- the LOC124693393 gene encoding uncharacterized protein LOC124693393 codes for the protein MASCHHRRRDRSMMGTKLCSSWSSKRGPGGWRDGWAQPRRFTPTPLLWRWRAAEKELVVACQAAAAGVHAEQKLLSFLTCNSNLPLATSPTCYCCHHAKGLRLYDDSSCPDTRGSKVCLVLSDQDGDDDAQRDPTVLDPAVLLLYWQLPSVACRKQLLHDTIMLPSRCMRVPTCPWTQAQQSGASGLRWVQRRHGAAIPDIRVRPWSGRRPVQGPGAHYR